AACAGCAAAATCACAAAAATTCCTTTCCATCCGATAGTCCCGGTCACCAACCCTCCGACTACCGGAGCCGCAACAGGAGCCACACCATTAATCGCGCCAATCACCGCCAGCATCTTGGCCAACTCCTTCCCCGAAAACTTATCAGTAGCCACCGAACGGGAAATAACGATACCGCCTGCTCCTCCGATTCCCTGCACCAACCTCAACGTTATAAACGAATAAATGTCCGGGGCAAAAAGACAGAACACTGTGGAAATGATAAATAGTATCATCGAAACGAGCAACAACGGACGTCGGCCGTATTTATCACTTAAGGGTCCGAAAAAGATTTGTCCCAATGCCAGCCCGATCATGCTCGTAGTAAGCCCTAATTGCACCATAGACGAACGGGTAGAAAAATAGTCTGTCATTGCTGGCAGACTAGGCAAATACATATCCGTAACAAAAGGTCCGAACGCTGACAACATACCAAGCAAAATCAGCAAAAACATCTTTGAGTTCTCCTGTTTTATCATTGTATTCATATTATTTACTATAACATTCATAATCAATCATTTAAATTCGGGGGCAAAGGTACACGTTTTCTATGGCTTACCAGTAGACTTAATCAGAACAAAACCGGCTCTTTTCAGAACAACCCTCTCTTTTCTTTGTATTAAAGTTCCATAACCTTGACAATCATGAATAGCAGGGCATGCATATATGAACTTACGTTCATGGGATGAGACTACTTTCCTCTACCCAACATACCATTCGACAATCGTTAAAAAACATTATATTTAGACATCTATAAGGTTACAACTTACCTGTTTTTTTTCATAATTTCGCAAATCCAAAATAGAAAACAGGTATTAAGATGAAACTAAGATATTATCAAATCGACATTCGTTACAAGAACAAAATGCATGACTTTCACGGTTGGGGTGTGGAAGTGCAAATTTGATAATTCGGTCTTCACTACAGAGAATTTACCATAGAAAATTCAAACTTCTACTATTAATTAAATTTCTTTTCACTTTATGAGCAAAAAAAGATGGCTCATAGTGCTGCTATACGCCGTACTTTGTAGCCAAAGACTGTTTGCCCAGACGCTTGACAAGAGAGTTTTGGGCATTAACGAAATGTTCCGTCTGGCAGACGAGAACAGTCAGAGTATTCAAACGTATAAAACGGGGGAAGAGGCAGCCAAAGAAGCTTTGAAAGCTGCCAAGTCACAACGTTTACCGGACATAGGGGCTTCACTTTCATTCAGTTACCTGGGTGACGGATATTTGTGGGACCGTGATTTCAAAAACGGGCAAAACATTCCTATGCCGCACTTCGGCAATAACTTTGCTTTGGAGGCACAGCAAGTGATTTATGCCGGTGGAGCCATCAACAGCAGCATTACTCTGGCAGAACTCGGGCAACAAATGGCTGCATTGGACTGGCAAAAGAACCGTCAGGAGATCCGTTTTCTTCTGACCGGCTATTATCTGGATTTATATAAATTGAATAACCAGTTGCAAGTGTTACAAAAAAATCTGGACCTGACGGAACAGGTGATCCGCAACATGGAATCACGCCGTACGCAGGGAACAGCTTTAAAGAATGATATCACCCGTTATGAACTGCAGAAAGAGACGCTTAAACTGCAACTGGCAAAGGTGCAGGATGCCTGCAAAATTATGAATCACCAACTGGTGACTACGCTACACCTGCCCGCCGGAACAGAAATCGTCCCTGATCCTACCTTGTTGGATGAGGAAGTAAAAGCACTGGCAGAAAACGACTGGCAAATGATGGCGGCCCAAAGTAATGTCGGCCTGCAACAAGCCCAGCTGTCTGTACAAATGAGCGAGCAGAAAGTAAAACTGGAACGTTCGGAACTGCTTCCCAAAATTGCTCTTGTAGCCGGAGAGCATTTGGACGGTCCTATCACGATTGAAGTCCCGGTACTAGATAACAACTTCAATTACTGGTATGTGGGTGTCGGCATAAAATACAACCTTTCTTCTTTATTCAAAAATAACAAAAAAGTACGTCAGGCAAAATTGAACGCACGCAGAGCACAGGAAGAATATTCATTGGCACAGGAACAAATAGAAAACGGAGTTCAGGCAAATTATGTCAACTTCCTCACTTCTTTTACTGACTTACGTACGCAGGAGAAAAGCGTAGAACTCGCCGACCAAAATTATAATGTTATCAGCAACCGCTATAAAAATGATCTCGCTCTGCTCACCGATATGCTCGACGCCAGCAACATGAAACTAAGCGCCGACCTCGGTCTGGTCAATGCACGCATCAACTTGATATACAGTTACTATAAAATGAAATATATCACACATACCCTATAGATTTTACGATTAGACAATTTGGATTGTAAATTAAGAGAATGAAATTACTTACTGTTTAAAATATAAATGATTATGATAGCTAGAAAAACCCAGAAGATTATATATAATATTGTGATAATCTGTCTTCTTATCGGTGGTATCACCTATGTTTGTTCCCGGTTCATTCACCTTGGAAACATTGAATATACTGATAATGCGCAGGTGAGACAACATATCACGCCAATCAACACTCGTGTTCCGGGGTTCATCAAAAAAATCTGTTTCGACGAGTATCAGCAAGTACACAAAGGCGACACGCTCCTTATCATCGAAGATACTGAATTTCGCCTCCGTGTGGCACAGGCAGAAGCTGATTTAGCTAATGCTACCGCAGGACGGCAGGCCACTACCGTCGGCATCGCCACTACTCAAAACAACTTGAGCGTGAGCGACGCAAGCATTGAGGAAGTGCGTGTACAAATGGAAAATGCAAGACGCGAACTGAATCGTTTCGAAAAATTATTGCAGGAAGATGCAGTGACAAAACAACAATATGACAACGTGCATACAGCTTACGAAGCTGCCAAAGCCCGTTATGAACAGGTGTCACGAGCTAAATTGTCTACATCTTTAGTGAAAAGCGAGCAAACCCATCGTTTAGGACAAAATGAGGCAGGTGTCCGCCTGGCAGAAGCTGCATTAGAGCTTGCCCGTCTGAATCTTTCTTATACAATCATCATTGCTCCATGTGACGGTACCACAGGAAAGAAAGAAATTTTGGAAGGCCAGCTGGTACAGCCGGGACAAACAATGGTCGACATCGTAGACAGCAGCGACCTGTGGGTAATCGCCAATTATCGCGAAACCCAGCTTCCGAATATCAAGGAAGGCGCAGAAGTGGAAATTACAGCGGATGCTGTGCCAAACATAACATTCAAAGGAGTAGTAGAATCTATTTCCGACGCAACAGGAGCTGCTTTCTCTATGATTCCACAAGATAACGCCACCGGTAATTTCGTCAAAGTGGAGCAACGTATTCCCGTACGTATCAGTCTGAAAGGAAACAAACCGGAAGATTTGAAACGTATGCGTGCAGGCTTCAACGTAGAATGTGAGGTGAAGTACTAACCGCTTCAACCCTTTATCGTTTTAATTATCAATTGCTTTAATTTTTAATTTCTAATCTTTAATTTTTATGAGCGCTCCTGTTCTGAACGGTCCTTTCGTTATGCCAATGTTCCGCAGCTTCGTACCGCGGAGGATGCAGCCGTGGATTTATCTTTTCATTGCCGTCACCTTCCAGTTATCGGGCGGTGTCTATCTGGGTGCATTGAATCAGATGATCGGCAGCATGGCACTGATGCGTGAGGATATTTTAATGTGCATGTACGCTAATCTGGCAGGTATGGCGATCTATTTCCCGTTATTGTTTCGCATAAAGTTTCGTTTTACCAATAAAACCCTACTCACGTCGGCAGCATTGGGAGTCTTACTCTGTAACTTGATAGCTCCACATATCACCTTCCTCCCACTGTTGTGGCTGATCTGTTTCATCGAAGGAATGTGCAAAATACAGGGAACTTTTGAATGTATGTCCAACATTCAGTTATGGATGACCCCTAAACGGGATTTCACGGTTTTCTTTCCCTGGCTTCATATTGTAATTCTGGGAAGTATTCAACTGTCCGACCTGATTACGACTTATTTAATGTATCACTACCACTGGACATATATGAATCTGTTCATCGCCGGATTAATGCTGATCGTCCTGCTGATTCAGTTTACCTGTGTGAAACATTTCAGGTTCATGCGTAAATTTCCCCTGTTCGGTATCGACTGGCTGGGTGGAGTGCTCTGGGCCGCCTTATTAGCGGAAATCGCCTTCCTCTTCAACTACGGAGACTGGTATGACTGGTGGAACAGCCCGGTAATCCGCCAACTGACTATCGTGATTTTCATCACTTTGGGTATCTGTATTTGGCGTATGATGACAATCCGCCATCCTTTTCTCGAACCGAAGATGTGGACTTATCGCCACTTTTGGTCCTTATTAGGACTAGTCACATTAGTGGAAGCGTTTCTTGCAACCGAGCATGTATTAGAAGAAGTCTTCTACGAAGAAGTGATGAAATATGAAGAACTGGTCAGTTCACAACTCGACTGGTTTGCCATTATCGGTATCGTTTGTGGTTGTGTATTCTCTTATTGGTGGATGCACATCAAACAATACAACTATGTGCGCTTGATTATTGTCGGCTTCGTTGGGCTGATCGGTTATCTGATCGGTTTTTACCTGACTCTATCTACTGATATACATATTTCACAACTCTACTTGCCAACGGTATGCAGGGGATTTGCCTATGCTGTTTTAAGTGCCACTTTCATGGTGTGTCTGGAAGAAACCATGACATTCCAGCATTTCTTTCAGGGGTTAAGTGTATTCAATATGCTGCACATGGTAGTTGGCGGTGTGTTGGGTTGTGCAGTCTATGCGCAGGGATTGGCCTATTATGTTCCGGATAACCTGGCTCGTTACGGTTCGGCCATCGATCATGTGTCTTTCAGTAGCAATCCGTTTAACCTCGGGCATTATATGGAAGAGTTTATCAGTCAGATGATGGAAATAAGCATCAAACAAATTTATGGCTGGGTGGCTTATGCCTGTATCTTCCTTTTCCTATTATTATTGCTTTATGATTTTCCGGTTCGCCGTTCATTGAAAAGCATACCAAGTTGGAGAGACGTGGCAAGAGAGGTAAAAAACACATTTTGGCGGACAACGCATACACCGTCCGGAAAAGAAAAATAAAAGATAACCTATCCACCTATTGACTATATAGCACTACATCATAAAAAGGATAGTTCATACCGATTCATTACGAAAACCAACTTTCGAAAAGCACCGGTGTAAACTATCCTTTTTTCAGACCTGTTCTTTATTATATCTTTATAAAGATCCGCTTTTTGTACAAGACCCACACAATCAAATAATTGAGTCCGATAAACAGAAGTCCGTAAATCAGAGAGGCCAAATAAGCGTCGGGAAGAATGAGCCGGATGGAGGCATAAATCCTCCCTTGCAGACTAATTCCACCAACTGTGATAACCTCGAGTAGAGTAGCCAACACGCCGGCCACCACATAGATGAACAACGGATTCGTGCCAAAAACATGGAAAGGATACGCCCATTTCTGTTTTTTACGAATATCAATAAGCCAGGTGAGAAGCACAAGAAATAAAGAAGCAAAACCACAGGTTACCAAGACAAAAGTCGGACTCCATACCTTTTTATTCAACGGGCAACCGTAACTAAGCAACCATCCGGCAAATAAAAGAACAATACCAAGTATGGATATCTGTAACAACCGGTGATGAATTTCTGTCTTCTCCCGCAAGATATTTCCGCAGAAATAACCTATTATCACTTGCGCAATACACGGCAAGGTACTTAACAGCCCTTCCGGATCGAAAAAGATACGTCCGCCGTCCGGCAACCACTCCCGGTACAGATGAGTTTCTCCGAACAATGTTCGGTCTGTAACGGCAATAATATTCTGCTCGGATAGTTCAAAGCCGTGCCCCAAAGCCAATAGAACAGCATAGCCTATCAGAATAATCGCGGAGATCCATGCCAGATTTGCCGGACGCCGGACACTCATAATCAACAAGGAACCAAAGAAGTAAGCTAACGCCAGTCGTTGCAACACACCTAGAATACGTATCTGTGAGAAAGGCTGTTCCACCCCCGCACACACCAACGAAAACCAGGAAAGAAAAAGTCCCAACAAGAATAAAATCACTGTGCGCCGCACCAGTTTGGTGATAAAACTACGGCTGAAGTGATGGTCGAACCTGGATAAAGCAAAGCTCATAGAAACACCCATGATAAACATAAAGAATGGGAAGACTAGGTCTGTCGGTGTCAGTCCGTTCCATTCGGCATGGCGCAAGGGCGCATAAACAGACTCCCACGTACCGGGGTTGTTCACCAAAATCATTCCGACAATGGTGATTCCCCGAAGCACGTCTAATGAAAGTAAACGTTCTGATTTCATATCATTCTGATGATACCGGGATTAAATAAATCCCGGTTTGGTGAAGTAAAATCCATTCTCATTCAACCATTTAACATGCCATTTCAGGCGATTGGTGAAATCAATCCAGTTGCGGTCACTTCCCCACGCCAATTCTGAAAAGGCCTGAAGAGAAGGGAAAACATGCTGACCGAACTTCCGCTCATTAGGAATCATTTCCGTCCAGACACAGGCTTGGAAGCCTAATACATTCTGCTTCACAATATTAGGAAACTGGGGGTCGAACTCGAAGTTATACAAAGAGCTTAATCCTTCGTCCGAAGGCGTTGCGCTCAAATAGAAACGAGACCACTCCATAAATACAATCGGATAACCTTTCTGGGTAATCTTTCCCGGCTGGTCGGGCAGCCAGTCACGCCAATAGGTATAGATCAGGTCTTGTGGATCTTTCTCAAGAAAAGCATCGTCCCATCCCATCACTTTCTTACCTTTACCCTTCACATAGTTCGTCATTATCTTCACAAAGCGGTTTTGCAATTCATCCACTTTCTGATAACCTTCCTGTTGCATCAACTGCTGACAGACTTCACACTGCTCCCAGTTATCCTTTTCTACCTCGTCAGCCCCTATATGAAAATATTCCGAAGGAAAGATTTCAACCATTTCATCAATGATAGATTGCACAAACTGATAGTTTTCCGGGCGGGAAGGGCAAATAGGATAAGAAAATTCTTCTCCCCAACCAGCTTCTCCCGTACACGACAGTTCGGGATACACTTTGATAGCCGCCGAGAAATGCCCTGGCATATCTATTTCGGGAATAATATCAATACCTCTTTCCAATGCGTAACTCACCAAGCCTTTCATCTCTTCTTGTGTATAATGACCACCATATTGCGAACCATTTCTCACAAAACGAGGATCTATCTCGTAGTTATAATCTTGTTGGGAAAGTTCTACGCATCTCTTGTCATACTCGTCGAAGTCACGCCAGCTTCCTTCCTGCGTCAGTAAAGGATATTTTTTCACTTCGATACGCCAGCCCTGATCGTCGGTCAAATGCAGGTGGAGCTTGTTTATTTTGTAGAAAGACAAACAATCTATCACCTTTTTCAGATAGTCAACCGTAAACATGTGCCGTACCACATCGATATGGAATCCGCGCCAGTCGTATTTGGGAGCATCCTTTATATCTACCATCGGAAGATATTTCGAGTTTCCCGAAGTGAAGAAATTAGCTTGTTCGAGTGCTTGCCTCAACGTTTGGATTCCCCAAAGAAGTCCGGTTTCCGTTGAATAATAGATGCAGGCTCCCTCTTTGGTTACGGTCAGACGATAGGCTTCTTTAGCCAGATCAGATTCTTGTTTCACCCGGATAAAGGCATGATCGTTGGAAGCGTCACTCGCGGAAAGAGACAGTTTCTCTTCCAGCGTGGATTTCAACAGTTGTGACGTAGAAGCCGGAATATTCTGGCTAACAGTCACATTCTGCGGAAGAGTGACCACCGATTCTTTATAATCAACTCTTTCCGGCAAAGGCATTACCGACAGGCGGGTCGGTACCCGTTCCGGATACCCTCCATTATCATTGTCATTGCACGACAATGATGTGATCGCACCTATTCCCAACAGGAATAATATACCGCCTTTTTTTATCTTATCATAGTTCATAACTTGTCTACTTTTTGTGGATTAATTTACTTTGAGAGTGCTTGTCACACTTTCTTTGTTTAAATAAAACAGTTTAGCTTTCACAACCGAAGCATCACAGGTTATGGGAGCTTCCCAAAGTGCTGAATCACGAGTTGGTTCCGCTCCATCGGTCGTATAGCGTATCTCCCCTCCCCGGATGGGGGTGTTGGCATAAAGCTTGCCTTCTTTGATGCAAAGTCCGGGATGAGGCAAACGGAAGTTAATGTTTCGGGACGCCCAATGGGGCATTTCCTTCTCACTCGCTTTCGAATAGAACAGAGCCAGCGCTTTGTTGAAAGCCAGCTGTTCTTTCTCTCCTGCCAGCATACTCCAAGCGGGAAAAGCATTCCACCCGCGTTCTACCAGTCCGAGGATTTTAGGAAAGGTATAATATTCCACCCACTTGAAATCACGGATCGTTTCTGCAAACAGTTGCGCTTGTACTCCTTGGATACGCTCCTTGCCGGATGCGGTCAAAACTGTTTTTCCTCTTTCCGCAATACCTAAATCGACCGGATTGCCAGCCATATCAGTACGCGAAGAGCGATAGATGTGATATGGAAGCATGGAAAAGCCTTTAGATTCATCCACATATCCGGCCCACGAGAGCCCTCTTTCATCGGGGTGAGCATCATAGGCCAAATCCAGATAGAAGTTGTTCACGTTGCAGAGGATCACCGGATAACCTTTGTTGGCTACCTGATAAGGTATTTCGTCCGCTTCCCATTCGGGAACAGTATTCCAGCAATATATTCCTGCCGCAAGCCTGTTCAAATGACGGTCGGTAGCTTCCGAATGTCCCAACGCTGCTTCCTGCCAGCCACTGAACCGCACATGATATTGTTGCAGATAGTCTGCCATCTTCGTGATGTAGTATTCAGACAGTTCATGCGCACTCGTCATTCCATGTTCATCCATAAATGCCCGGCAGACAGGCGAACCCATCCAAGCTCCATCAGGCACTTCATCGCCTCCCAAGTGAATGGTAGTCAAAGGTACCTCCGCTTCTTCATACATAGCAATCAGCTCACGAATCACTTTTTCCATAAACCGATACGTGGAGGGCAATGCCACATTCATCACGTTATCCGTATAAGACTGTGCGGAAACATAGCGGGAAGTATCTTGCGCGTCACTCAACAAATATTCGACGGCCTTTTCAGGATCGGTGTTTATATATTTATGATAACGTGCTTTCATGGACACAATTGCCGCCCGTGCATGTCCCGGAGACTCTATTTCCGGGATCACACGCACATGTCTTTGAGCTGCATAACGCAATAAATCTATAAACTCTTCACGAGTATAATACCCGTTGCCGGAGGTAGGCGCAGACGGATCATAGTTGCCATCGTAGCCCGGATACAAACATTCCAGTTCATCCGTGGTGTGTCCCCGACGTGCACCGACCGAAGTCAGTTCTTCCAGACCGGGAATCTGAAGACGCCAGCCTTCATCATCCGAAAAGTGGAAATGCAGCACGTTCAGTTTATAAGAAGAGATAGCGTCTATCAGTTTCTTTAATTGGTCTGCCGTCGTGAAGTTTCTGGCAATATCCAACATTTGTCCGCGATATGGCAAGTCGGGGTAGTCACGGATAGATACAGCTTCCAAACAGAACGGTTTCTCTTGTCCTTTCAAGAGAGAGAGCAAGGTTTGCGTGCCATTGAAAATGCCGTGTGACGTAGGAGCTGAAATATTGATCAGACTATTTCCTGTGTCCATCCGATAGTATTCGTCATTCGCAGCCGTCTCCTGTTGCGGCAAATAATCCAGATGAACCGTTACCGGTGCTTCGGAAATGACTTCCAACCCATAGAGTGTTTCCAACTTATCTTTCAGCAATCCTGCTTCGTTGGCAAAATCGGGATGAAAAGTCAGTTTCACCTTATTTTCTATGGTAACGTTTTCTTTACCGACAGCCGGAAACGCTTCCTTTACTGACGGGAAAATATCAGTTTGTTGCAACTTGCCAGTAGTCTCTAACGCCAAGTTTGAAACATATATTTTATCAGGTGCAGGATACCAGCTTTCCGACTCCATTCCTTGCAGCGGATAGATAGTCAGCCCGACAGGCAAGGGAGTACCTTGCTTGCCGCCTGCCTGACTCACCCAGTAAGTACCTTCGGGAGCATGTGACAGTTTTTTCAGTCCGTTGGTACAACAGAACGTCACAATCAGCGAATCTCCCGGTGCCAATGGCTGGAAGTTTTCCGCCGGATACATCCGGAAGAAGTTCGCATTTACTACCTCTACCTTGACCGATGCAGATTCGTCTTGAAGAATCTCACGAGGCAACTGCGAATAATAGATGATCCAGTCCTTTCCCAAAGGAGCATCTGATATATTCTTCAGGATAA
The Bacteroides luhongzhouii DNA segment above includes these coding regions:
- a CDS encoding TolC family protein: MSKKRWLIVLLYAVLCSQRLFAQTLDKRVLGINEMFRLADENSQSIQTYKTGEEAAKEALKAAKSQRLPDIGASLSFSYLGDGYLWDRDFKNGQNIPMPHFGNNFALEAQQVIYAGGAINSSITLAELGQQMAALDWQKNRQEIRFLLTGYYLDLYKLNNQLQVLQKNLDLTEQVIRNMESRRTQGTALKNDITRYELQKETLKLQLAKVQDACKIMNHQLVTTLHLPAGTEIVPDPTLLDEEVKALAENDWQMMAAQSNVGLQQAQLSVQMSEQKVKLERSELLPKIALVAGEHLDGPITIEVPVLDNNFNYWYVGVGIKYNLSSLFKNNKKVRQAKLNARRAQEEYSLAQEQIENGVQANYVNFLTSFTDLRTQEKSVELADQNYNVISNRYKNDLALLTDMLDASNMKLSADLGLVNARINLIYSYYKMKYITHTL
- a CDS encoding HlyD family secretion protein encodes the protein MIARKTQKIIYNIVIICLLIGGITYVCSRFIHLGNIEYTDNAQVRQHITPINTRVPGFIKKICFDEYQQVHKGDTLLIIEDTEFRLRVAQAEADLANATAGRQATTVGIATTQNNLSVSDASIEEVRVQMENARRELNRFEKLLQEDAVTKQQYDNVHTAYEAAKARYEQVSRAKLSTSLVKSEQTHRLGQNEAGVRLAEAALELARLNLSYTIIIAPCDGTTGKKEILEGQLVQPGQTMVDIVDSSDLWVIANYRETQLPNIKEGAEVEITADAVPNITFKGVVESISDATGAAFSMIPQDNATGNFVKVEQRIPVRISLKGNKPEDLKRMRAGFNVECEVKY
- a CDS encoding acyltransferase family protein, yielding MKSERLLSLDVLRGITIVGMILVNNPGTWESVYAPLRHAEWNGLTPTDLVFPFFMFIMGVSMSFALSRFDHHFSRSFITKLVRRTVILFLLGLFLSWFSLVCAGVEQPFSQIRILGVLQRLALAYFFGSLLIMSVRRPANLAWISAIILIGYAVLLALGHGFELSEQNIIAVTDRTLFGETHLYREWLPDGGRIFFDPEGLLSTLPCIAQVIIGYFCGNILREKTEIHHRLLQISILGIVLLFAGWLLSYGCPLNKKVWSPTFVLVTCGFASLFLVLLTWLIDIRKKQKWAYPFHVFGTNPLFIYVVAGVLATLLEVITVGGISLQGRIYASIRLILPDAYLASLIYGLLFIGLNYLIVWVLYKKRIFIKI
- a CDS encoding beta-N-acetylhexosaminidase, encoding MNYDKIKKGGILFLLGIGAITSLSCNDNDNGGYPERVPTRLSVMPLPERVDYKESVVTLPQNVTVSQNIPASTSQLLKSTLEEKLSLSASDASNDHAFIRVKQESDLAKEAYRLTVTKEGACIYYSTETGLLWGIQTLRQALEQANFFTSGNSKYLPMVDIKDAPKYDWRGFHIDVVRHMFTVDYLKKVIDCLSFYKINKLHLHLTDDQGWRIEVKKYPLLTQEGSWRDFDEYDKRCVELSQQDYNYEIDPRFVRNGSQYGGHYTQEEMKGLVSYALERGIDIIPEIDMPGHFSAAIKVYPELSCTGEAGWGEEFSYPICPSRPENYQFVQSIIDEMVEIFPSEYFHIGADEVEKDNWEQCEVCQQLMQQEGYQKVDELQNRFVKIMTNYVKGKGKKVMGWDDAFLEKDPQDLIYTYWRDWLPDQPGKITQKGYPIVFMEWSRFYLSATPSDEGLSSLYNFEFDPQFPNIVKQNVLGFQACVWTEMIPNERKFGQHVFPSLQAFSELAWGSDRNWIDFTNRLKWHVKWLNENGFYFTKPGFI
- a CDS encoding family 20 glycosylhydrolase, with the translated sequence MRNILYTIGGSLCLLLFMTGCKSADGAKAPVSLTWEMGAAEVQPGYYENSFILKNISDAPLGKDWIIYYSQLPREILQDESASVKVEVVNANFFRMYPAENFQPLAPGDSLIVTFCCTNGLKKLSHAPEGTYWVSQAGGKQGTPLPVGLTIYPLQGMESESWYPAPDKIYVSNLALETTGKLQQTDIFPSVKEAFPAVGKENVTIENKVKLTFHPDFANEAGLLKDKLETLYGLEVISEAPVTVHLDYLPQQETAANDEYYRMDTGNSLINISAPTSHGIFNGTQTLLSLLKGQEKPFCLEAVSIRDYPDLPYRGQMLDIARNFTTADQLKKLIDAISSYKLNVLHFHFSDDEGWRLQIPGLEELTSVGARRGHTTDELECLYPGYDGNYDPSAPTSGNGYYTREEFIDLLRYAAQRHVRVIPEIESPGHARAAIVSMKARYHKYINTDPEKAVEYLLSDAQDTSRYVSAQSYTDNVMNVALPSTYRFMEKVIRELIAMYEEAEVPLTTIHLGGDEVPDGAWMGSPVCRAFMDEHGMTSAHELSEYYITKMADYLQQYHVRFSGWQEAALGHSEATDRHLNRLAAGIYCWNTVPEWEADEIPYQVANKGYPVILCNVNNFYLDLAYDAHPDERGLSWAGYVDESKGFSMLPYHIYRSSRTDMAGNPVDLGIAERGKTVLTASGKERIQGVQAQLFAETIRDFKWVEYYTFPKILGLVERGWNAFPAWSMLAGEKEQLAFNKALALFYSKASEKEMPHWASRNINFRLPHPGLCIKEGKLYANTPIRGGEIRYTTDGAEPTRDSALWEAPITCDASVVKAKLFYLNKESVTSTLKVN